Proteins encoded by one window of Nicotiana tabacum cultivar K326 chromosome 10, ASM71507v2, whole genome shotgun sequence:
- the LOC107759156 gene encoding vacuolar-sorting receptor 1 encodes MKGKLGFLVCILCVLCGSCLGRFVVEKNSLRVTSPSSIKDVYECAIGNFGVPQYGGTMVGIVMYPKANQKSCKNFADFDISFKSKPGAMPVFLLVDRGDCYFTLKAWNAQRAGAGAILVADDRVEPLITMDTPEEEDAQADYLQNITIPSALISKSLGDSIKKELSRGEMVNINLDWREALPHPDERVEYEFWTNSNDECGPKCESQIEFVKNFKGAAQILEQKGYTQFTPHYITWYCPEAFILSKQCKSQCINHGRYCAPDPEQDFSKGYDGKDVVLQNLRQACFFKVANESGKPWLWWDYVTDFAIRCPMKEKKYTKECADQVIKSLGFDVKQIEKCVGNPEADTDNPVLKAEQDSQIGKGARGDVTILPTLVINNRQYRGKLDKGAVLKAICSGFEETTEPAICLTEEIETNECLESNGGCWQDKAANITACRDTFRGRVCECPIVQGVKFVGDGYTRCEASGALRCEINNGGCWKGTQDGRAYSACIDDHTKGCKCPPGFKGDGVNSCEDIDECKEKLACQCPECKCKNTWGSFDCSCGSNLLYMHEHDTCISKDSKSEFSWGLVWTIILGLAVAAVVAFAVYKYRIRRYMDSEIRAIMAQYMPLDQGEGANHVSHGNI; translated from the exons ATGAAAGGAAAGTTAGGGTTTTTAGTGTGTATTTTGTGTGTGCTGTGTGGGTCTTGTTTGGGTAGATTTGTGGTGGAGAAGAACAGTTTGAGAGTAACGTCGCCAAGCTCAATCAAAGATGTGTATGAGTGTGCAATTGGGAACTTTGGGGTCCCACAATATGGAGGAACCATGGTTGGTATTGTTATGTACCCAAAAGCTAATCAAAAGTCTTGTAAGAATTTTGCAGATTTTGATATCTCCTTCAAATCTAAGCCTGGTGCCATGCCTGTCTTCCTTCTTGTTGATAGAGGAG ATTGCTATTTCACACTGAAGGCTTGGAATGCTCAGAGAGCTGGAGCAGGCGCTATTCTTGTTGCCGATGACCGTGTTGAACCTTTAATTACCATGGACACGCCTGAGGAAGAGGATGCACAGGCAGATTATTTGCAAAATATAACTATTCCATCGGCTTTAATTAGCAAATCCCTTGGGGATAGCATCAAGAAGGAACTCTCTAGAGGAGAAATGGTTAACATAAACCTCGATTGGAGAGAGGCTCTTCCGCATCCTGATGAGCGAGTGGAGTATGAATTTTGGACCAACAGTAATGATGAGTGTGGCCCCAAGTGTGAAAGCCAGATAGAGTTTGTCAAAAACTTCAAAGGGGCTGCCCAGATACTTGAACAGAAGGGTTATACACAGTTTACTCCCCATTACATAACTTGGTATTGCCCAGAGGCTTTTATTTTGAGCAAGCAATGCAAGTCTCAGTGTATCAATCATGGAAGATACTGTGCTCCAGACCCTGAGCAAGACTTCAGTAAAGGTTATGATGGAAAGGATGTTGTTCTGCAAAACTTAAGGCAGGCTTGTTTTTTCAAGGTTGCCAATGAAAGTGGAAAACCCTGGTTGTGGTGGGATTATGTCACTGACTTTGCAATACGGTGCCCCATGAAAGAGAAGAAATACACGAAAGAATGTGCAGATCAAGTAATCAAGTCACTTG GCTTTGACGTCAAACAGATTGAAAAATGTGTTGGAAATCCTGAAGCAGATACTGACAACCCTGTTCTAAAGGCTGAACAGGATTCACAG ATAGGCAAGGGTGCTCGTGGAGATGTGACTATCTTACCAACTCTGGTTATAAACAATAGACAGTACAGAG GTAAGCTGGACAAAGGAGCAGTCCTCAAGGCGATTTGTTCCGGTTTTGAGGAGACAACAGAGCCTGCAATTTGCTTAACTGAAG AAATAGAAACAAATGAATGCTTAGAATCAAATGGTGGGTGCTGGCAGGACAAGGCTGCTAACATTACTGCATGCCGG GATACTTTCCGTGGTAGAGTATGTGAATGCCCCATAGTTCAAGGAGTAAAATTTGTTGGTGATGGTTATACTCGCTGCGAAG CATCTGGAGCATTGCGATGTGAAATAAACAATGGAGGCTGTTGGAAGGGGACTCAAGATGGCAGGGCATATTCTGCTTGCATT GATGATCACACAAAGGGTTGCAAATGTCCACCAGGATTCAAAGGTGATGGAGTGAACAGTTGTGAAG ATATTGATGAATGCAAGGAGAAGCTGGCATGCCAGTGTCCTGAGTGCAAATGCAAGAACACTTGGGGTAGTTTTGATTGCAGTTGCGGCAGCAATTTGTTGTACATGCATGAACATGACACGTGTATAA GCAAAGATTCCAAGTCAGAGTTCAGTTGGGGCCTTGTTTGGACGATCATCTTGGGTTTGGCTGTTGCAGCGGTTGTAGCATTTGCTGTGTACAAGTACAGGATTCGG AGATACATGGACTCAGAGATTCGCGCCATCATGGCACAATATATGCCTTTGGATCAAGGAGAGGGGGCAAATCATGTTTCCCATGGGAACATCTAA